One genomic window of Terriglobales bacterium includes the following:
- a CDS encoding DUF3011 domain-containing protein has translation MTTSTKTVVPETTFNQTSHASGISAKLALAFAVALVCFCASVPAFAQYGLTCASEDGHRHYCSADTRGGVTMQHQRSKSACVQGASWGFDQQGVWVDHGCRADFIVNTRQVDGPGDRDRDHFHGHDADHDRDFGRDHHDFDHDRRPAETMQLTCSSEDGRRHYCTSDIQGIATLLRQRSGSPCREGYSWGNDRNGIWVDHGCRADFQLQGRRTAFVGNPGYIGTLKCSSDFGTRQYCQADTRNRVRIARQVSESACRLGYSWGYDRNGVWVDHGCRAEFQIGN, from the coding sequence ATGACTACGAGTACGAAAACTGTCGTTCCTGAAACGACTTTCAATCAGACATCGCATGCATCCGGTATCAGTGCCAAATTGGCACTGGCCTTTGCTGTAGCGCTCGTTTGCTTCTGCGCTTCCGTTCCGGCATTCGCGCAATATGGGCTTACCTGCGCTTCGGAAGATGGACATCGTCATTACTGCTCCGCCGACACGCGCGGAGGCGTAACGATGCAGCATCAGCGCAGTAAATCAGCCTGCGTGCAGGGAGCAAGCTGGGGATTCGATCAGCAGGGCGTCTGGGTCGATCACGGCTGCCGAGCGGACTTCATCGTGAATACGCGTCAGGTGGATGGTCCGGGAGACCGCGATCGTGACCATTTCCACGGTCACGATGCCGACCATGATCGCGATTTTGGTCGCGATCACCACGATTTTGATCACGACCGTCGTCCGGCGGAAACTATGCAGCTCACCTGCTCTTCTGAAGACGGTCGCCGGCACTACTGCACCAGCGATATTCAAGGCATCGCGACTCTTCTGCGGCAGCGTAGCGGCTCGCCATGTCGCGAAGGATACAGCTGGGGCAACGATCGCAACGGCATCTGGGTTGACCATGGCTGCCGCGCCGATTTTCAGCTTCAAGGTCGTCGCACCGCATTTGTCGGCAATCCGGGATACATCGGGACTCTCAAGTGCTCTTCCGATTTCGGCACGCGCCAGTACTGCCAAGCCGATACCCGCAATCGCGTTCGCATCGCGCGCCAGGTCAGCGAGTCAGCCTGCAGACTCGGGTATAGCTGGGGATACGATAGGAACGGCGTCTGGGTCGATCACGGCTGCCGCGCCGAGTTCCAGATCGGGAACTAA
- a CDS encoding amidase: MLDRRRFLAVCSQLGLSSTLFPGVLWSMADPQGKVTKEMVETAADVADVSIPDDYVQAMLDGLNENKKNYEEIHGLHIPNSVAPAYIFDPVLGDMKFETVKRPIKLASAPALNISGAPKNIEDVAFYSARQLGHLVRTKKVSSLALTDMYLARLKKYDPLLKFVITLTEDRARAQAKEADRDLAAGRYRGPLHGLPWGAKDLLAVKGYRTTWGAGGFEQQNIDEDATVVKRLDHAGAVLVAKLTLGALAMGDKWFGGMTRNPWNPHQGSSGSSAGSASATAAGCVAFAIGSETLGSISSPSTRCGTTGLRPTFGRVPRTGAMALSWTMDKLGPICRAVEDTALVLNAIYGPDGQDRTVRNVAFNWDGTLDWRKLRVGYFKEEFELKPPTEPQAPTEQTTASPEELKKREESRRQREQAQERRKYDQRFNDATLAKLHEMGVKLIAVEIPKFPYSAMTPLLTAEAAAAFDDLTRSGRDKLLTEQSPDDWPNLFRIARLTPAVEYIQANRARMEAMDLWKKLFENLDVIVAPTNSEQLVATNLTGHPALILPNGFRGADAPKPPRKDNGDDDGIGGPGTPVSLTFLGQLYGEAKLLAFAKAYQDATGFQLKHPDLDAELAAAKE; the protein is encoded by the coding sequence ATGCTTGATCGTCGCAGATTTCTTGCAGTGTGTTCACAGCTTGGACTCAGTTCTACGTTGTTTCCCGGCGTGCTGTGGAGCATGGCCGACCCGCAGGGCAAAGTCACCAAGGAGATGGTCGAGACCGCGGCCGACGTTGCCGATGTTTCGATTCCAGACGACTACGTCCAGGCGATGCTGGACGGGCTGAACGAGAACAAAAAGAACTACGAAGAGATCCACGGACTGCATATTCCCAATTCGGTCGCGCCGGCCTACATCTTCGATCCTGTGCTCGGCGACATGAAGTTCGAAACCGTAAAGCGCCCGATAAAGCTGGCGAGCGCTCCGGCGCTGAACATCAGCGGCGCGCCAAAGAACATTGAAGATGTAGCTTTCTACAGCGCGCGCCAACTCGGGCACTTAGTGCGTACCAAGAAAGTGTCCTCTCTTGCGCTCACTGACATGTATCTTGCGCGCCTCAAGAAGTACGATCCGCTGCTCAAGTTCGTGATCACCCTCACCGAAGATCGGGCGCGCGCTCAGGCAAAAGAAGCGGATCGCGATCTTGCTGCGGGCCGCTATCGAGGTCCACTACACGGTTTGCCGTGGGGCGCGAAAGACCTGCTGGCTGTGAAAGGGTACCGAACCACCTGGGGCGCAGGAGGATTCGAGCAGCAGAACATCGATGAAGACGCTACCGTCGTGAAGCGTCTCGATCATGCCGGAGCGGTGCTCGTCGCTAAGCTCACGCTGGGTGCGCTCGCGATGGGCGATAAGTGGTTCGGTGGCATGACGCGCAATCCGTGGAATCCGCATCAAGGTTCCAGCGGCTCTTCCGCAGGCTCGGCATCAGCCACAGCTGCGGGATGTGTTGCCTTCGCCATCGGCTCCGAGACGCTTGGGTCAATTTCTTCTCCATCAACCCGCTGCGGCACTACAGGCTTGCGACCCACCTTTGGCCGAGTTCCTCGCACCGGCGCAATGGCGCTCTCCTGGACCATGGACAAGCTCGGCCCGATCTGCCGAGCTGTCGAAGATACTGCGCTGGTGCTGAATGCGATCTACGGCCCTGACGGTCAAGATCGTACCGTTCGCAACGTGGCGTTCAACTGGGACGGCACTCTCGATTGGCGCAAGCTGCGCGTTGGATATTTCAAAGAGGAATTCGAACTCAAGCCGCCGACCGAGCCACAAGCGCCGACAGAGCAGACCACTGCGTCGCCGGAAGAATTGAAGAAACGCGAGGAGAGCCGCCGGCAGCGGGAGCAGGCGCAGGAGCGCCGCAAGTACGATCAACGCTTCAACGACGCAACCCTGGCGAAGCTGCACGAAATGGGCGTGAAGCTCATCGCAGTAGAGATTCCGAAATTTCCTTATAGCGCGATGACCCCGTTGCTCACCGCAGAAGCTGCCGCCGCATTCGACGATCTCACGCGCTCAGGCCGCGACAAGCTGCTTACCGAGCAGTCTCCTGATGATTGGCCGAATCTGTTCCGCATCGCGCGACTCACGCCTGCGGTCGAATACATTCAGGCCAACCGCGCACGCATGGAAGCGATGGACTTATGGAAGAAGTTATTCGAAAACTTGGATGTAATCGTCGCGCCAACCAACAGCGAGCAGCTTGTAGCTACGAATCTTACGGGCCATCCAGCGCTGATCCTGCCGAACGGATTCCGCGGAGCCGATGCTCCTAAACCTCCACGGAAAGACAACGGTGATGACGATGGCATCGGCGGCCCGGGAACTCCGGTGAGCCTGACCTTCCTTGGCCAGCTTTATGGAGAGGCGAAGCTTCTGGCGTTTGCTAAGGCTTACCAGGATGCTACCGGGTTTCAGCTGAAGCATCCCGATCTTGATGCGGAATTAGCTGCTGCGAAGGAGTAG
- a CDS encoding ATP-binding protein, with amino-acid sequence MSFEFHRLPTLLLLAALVPIFWFLYASNRSYRVRLWVIAWTLIFVRAIVQVIGPNLGMSIAAVDGLDLGMLQLSGLVLLLSMTKIFQDPKQRWPFFLLLAVPSVGYAELYAFHSTAFWVYVLCGATFAIGAVIWVVIYHHRRLEPYMIAICAAVLIAAGWGSWKVVQGRPDLGFYSIETLTFGLAGFLYWYCYRRFSPGVVLTSFGLFTWAAVFPAFYFLLPAKQNVVNIAIALANLPKFWVAIGMIVTLLEDKSHTAQLAEAQERATREQIQRFFYVTSKLLSGADVAGFCDEIAEVIGKSSNFRRVVVLLTDDQRNLYVAGASGMDATTLETTRAEVQHITVDKLEQLCKTSRGVGPHSFRVANELIRRSIPDNKYPATQFWHEGDKILVPLRSPREVLVGCIALDHPRSVQRIVAEDLAAVEMLSADLAISIENSHLQRQLVVSEKLAGLGKLVSGAGHELNNPLTAVLGYAEMISGSAHDEGTRRGADVIRREALRMKQIIDNLLRFARQTKFERRSMSLSFILDEVFKLRAYEIKRSGVDLRSEIAPDLPGVLVDENLLKQVFLNLLNNSLDALHGVEAGRITVEAHQHEDSVRVRFSDNGSGFPNPDRVFDPFFTTKDPGKGPGLGLSVSYGIIKQHGGEISAHNLHPSGASIVIDLPVAGVPDPLLETTKTSRTT; translated from the coding sequence ATGAGTTTCGAATTCCACCGGCTTCCTACGCTACTTCTGCTCGCGGCTCTGGTCCCGATTTTCTGGTTCCTATACGCCAGTAATCGCTCATATCGGGTACGCCTTTGGGTGATCGCCTGGACCCTCATCTTCGTGCGCGCGATCGTGCAGGTGATCGGTCCAAACCTGGGAATGTCGATCGCCGCCGTCGACGGACTCGATCTCGGCATGCTCCAGTTGAGCGGCCTCGTCCTGCTGCTTTCGATGACCAAGATCTTCCAGGATCCGAAACAGCGGTGGCCTTTCTTTCTTCTGCTTGCTGTCCCTTCGGTCGGTTACGCCGAACTGTACGCCTTTCATTCGACCGCCTTCTGGGTTTACGTGTTGTGCGGAGCCACGTTTGCGATCGGAGCTGTAATCTGGGTAGTCATTTACCACCATCGCCGGCTTGAGCCTTACATGATTGCGATCTGCGCTGCGGTCTTGATCGCTGCGGGTTGGGGATCGTGGAAGGTGGTGCAGGGGCGTCCCGATCTGGGCTTTTATAGCATTGAGACGCTCACGTTCGGACTCGCGGGATTCCTATATTGGTACTGCTATCGTCGTTTTTCTCCCGGAGTAGTGCTCACGTCCTTTGGATTGTTCACATGGGCGGCGGTCTTCCCCGCATTTTATTTCCTCCTGCCTGCGAAACAGAATGTCGTCAACATTGCCATTGCCCTGGCAAACCTTCCGAAATTCTGGGTGGCGATCGGCATGATCGTCACCTTGCTCGAGGACAAATCCCATACCGCGCAGCTTGCCGAAGCTCAAGAGCGCGCCACTCGCGAGCAGATTCAGCGCTTCTTCTATGTCACTTCCAAGCTGCTGAGCGGAGCCGACGTGGCCGGTTTCTGCGACGAGATCGCTGAAGTCATCGGCAAGAGCTCAAATTTCCGTCGCGTCGTTGTTCTGCTCACTGACGATCAGCGCAATCTCTACGTTGCCGGGGCATCCGGAATGGATGCAACCACGCTCGAAACCACGCGCGCCGAAGTTCAACACATTACTGTGGACAAACTGGAGCAGCTATGCAAAACAAGCCGCGGAGTCGGGCCACATTCCTTCCGTGTAGCGAACGAGCTAATTCGACGTTCCATCCCCGATAACAAATATCCGGCTACGCAGTTTTGGCACGAAGGCGACAAAATTCTCGTACCGCTGCGCTCTCCGCGAGAGGTGCTTGTCGGCTGCATTGCGCTGGACCATCCGCGCAGCGTACAGCGCATTGTCGCCGAAGACCTCGCGGCGGTCGAAATGCTGAGCGCGGACCTCGCAATCTCCATTGAGAACTCGCATCTGCAGCGGCAGCTCGTCGTTTCGGAAAAGCTGGCGGGATTAGGCAAACTCGTTTCCGGCGCGGGACACGAGCTGAACAATCCTCTGACCGCCGTCCTGGGATATGCCGAGATGATCTCCGGATCAGCTCATGATGAAGGCACCCGTCGAGGAGCCGACGTAATCCGCCGCGAAGCCCTGCGCATGAAGCAGATCATCGACAACCTGCTGCGTTTCGCGCGGCAAACGAAGTTTGAACGCCGCTCCATGTCGCTTTCCTTCATTTTGGACGAGGTCTTCAAGCTTCGGGCCTACGAAATCAAGCGTTCCGGAGTGGACCTGAGAAGCGAAATCGCGCCCGATCTTCCGGGCGTTCTTGTCGATGAAAATCTCTTAAAGCAGGTGTTTCTGAATCTTCTGAACAACTCGCTGGACGCATTACACGGAGTCGAAGCTGGGCGCATCACGGTAGAGGCCCATCAACACGAAGACAGCGTGCGCGTCCGGTTCAGCGATAACGGCTCCGGCTTCCCAAATCCGGACCGAGTCTTCGATCCGTTCTTCACTACCAAAGATCCTGGCAAGGGACCTGGGCTAGGGCTGAGCGTTTCTTACGGCATTATCAAGCAGCATGGCGGGGAAATCTCCGCTCACAATCTGCATCCTTCCGGCGCATCCATCGTCATTGATCTCCCGGTGGCCGGTGTTCCCGACCCGCTGCTGGAGACTACTAAGACCTCAAGAACCACTTAG
- a CDS encoding thymidylate kinase, giving the protein MSIKRPLLISFSGLDGSGKSTQIDNLRERLEAAGLKVKLLTFWDNVVVMTRYRESFVHTVYGSEKGVGAPNKPVNRRDKNVRAWYLTMARHALYLLDALHLRIVVREAMKSGNDVVIVDRYIYDELANLPLDRTMTRNFVRSIEKLAPLPDIAYLLDADPEAAHKRKPEYPVDFMHKCRAAYHRLAALLGTMTIIPPLPLPEAKLAVVTACDKTILARELALATESPDRRLGAPAA; this is encoded by the coding sequence GTGAGTATTAAACGTCCGCTGCTGATCAGCTTCTCCGGACTCGATGGATCCGGAAAAAGCACACAGATCGACAATCTCCGCGAGCGCCTCGAAGCCGCCGGACTCAAAGTGAAACTCCTTACTTTTTGGGACAACGTCGTAGTCATGACGCGCTATCGCGAAAGCTTTGTCCACACGGTGTATGGCAGCGAAAAAGGAGTCGGTGCGCCGAACAAGCCGGTAAATCGGCGCGACAAAAACGTTCGCGCCTGGTATCTGACTATGGCGCGCCATGCACTCTATCTGCTCGATGCCCTGCATTTGCGCATCGTGGTTCGCGAGGCGATGAAATCGGGCAATGACGTCGTGATCGTCGATCGCTACATCTACGATGAACTGGCGAATCTGCCGCTGGACCGCACGATGACGCGCAACTTTGTTCGCTCTATTGAGAAGCTCGCGCCCTTGCCCGACATTGCCTACCTGCTCGACGCCGATCCCGAGGCTGCGCACAAACGCAAACCGGAGTATCCAGTGGACTTCATGCACAAATGCCGCGCTGCCTATCATCGGCTCGCTGCGCTGCTGGGAACGATGACGATCATCCCGCCTTTACCGCTTCCCGAAGCGAAACTGGCGGTTGTGACGGCGTGCGACAAGACAATTCTTGCGCGCGAGCTGGCGCTCGCAACGGAATCTCCTGATCGCCGCCTGGGCGCTCCCGCGGCGTAG
- a CDS encoding VOC family protein, whose protein sequence is MSTSPVQSINAPRLSKFVGFAITTKPEEAKSFYSDKLGFAFLRDDGFALVFDAHGTMLRVSKMREFTPAQYTVLGWEVEDIVRAVKGLNERGVNFERYPGMPQDENAICTFPGGDRVAWFKDPDGNVLSLSQHA, encoded by the coding sequence ATGTCCACCTCGCCAGTGCAATCGATCAACGCGCCGCGTTTATCAAAGTTCGTTGGCTTCGCCATCACCACTAAGCCGGAAGAAGCGAAGTCGTTCTATAGCGACAAGCTTGGCTTCGCGTTTCTCAGAGATGACGGATTCGCGCTCGTCTTTGACGCGCACGGAACCATGCTGCGCGTGAGCAAAATGCGCGAGTTTACTCCTGCTCAGTACACCGTTCTGGGATGGGAGGTGGAGGACATCGTCCGCGCTGTAAAAGGTCTGAATGAGCGCGGCGTCAACTTCGAGCGCTATCCGGGAATGCCGCAGGATGAGAATGCGATCTGCACTTTTCCCGGAGGCGATCGCGTGGCCTGGTTCAAAGATCCGGATGGCAATGTGCTCTCGTTGTCGCAGCACGCATAA
- a CDS encoding queuosine precursor transporter, with the protein MSKSLFQKLTHKHPSLHNFRYYDILVHIFVVVLLISNLVGSKICAIGPFRISGAQLLFPITYIFGDVFTEVYGYSGSRRAIWIGFFASGLMALMGLVTVHIPPAPDWPNQHAFEVVFNFVPRMVAASLVAFWCGEFANSYTLAKMKLLTDGRWLWTRTVGSTVVGQAVDSTIVMFLAFGGTQSVRTILILIVSGYLGKVLYEVVATPLTYAVVNFLKRSEGVDVYDTHTDFNPFAKQKIGETDAAVLSEANAATVGPS; encoded by the coding sequence ATGTCTAAATCGCTTTTTCAGAAGCTCACGCACAAGCACCCGAGCCTGCACAACTTCCGTTATTACGACATCCTCGTGCACATCTTCGTTGTGGTGCTACTGATCTCGAATCTGGTCGGATCAAAGATCTGCGCCATCGGCCCATTCCGCATCTCGGGCGCACAGCTTCTGTTCCCAATTACCTACATCTTCGGCGACGTCTTCACCGAGGTCTATGGCTACTCCGGCTCGCGACGCGCGATCTGGATCGGTTTCTTCGCTTCAGGACTGATGGCGCTCATGGGCCTGGTCACAGTACATATTCCGCCGGCTCCTGACTGGCCGAATCAGCATGCCTTTGAAGTCGTCTTCAACTTCGTGCCACGCATGGTTGCAGCGAGCCTCGTCGCGTTCTGGTGTGGGGAGTTTGCTAATTCGTACACCCTTGCCAAAATGAAACTGCTCACCGACGGGCGTTGGCTGTGGACCCGCACCGTTGGATCGACTGTGGTCGGCCAGGCTGTGGATTCGACGATTGTCATGTTTCTTGCCTTCGGAGGCACGCAAAGCGTTAGGACCATTTTGATACTCATCGTTTCGGGCTATTTGGGAAAAGTCCTGTACGAAGTAGTTGCCACGCCACTGACCTATGCAGTCGTCAATTTCCTCAAGCGTTCGGAAGGCGTCGATGTGTACGACACCCATACCGATTTCAATCCTTTCGCGAAGCAGAAGATCGGAGAAACAGATGCCGCAGTACTGTCGGAAGCGAACGCAGCAACCGTTGGACCGAGTTAG
- the acs gene encoding acetate--CoA ligase — MPETQVATQQHDIQSILREGRKFDAPAEFAQHARVQSMAEYQKMYDAAAADPEKFWAGVAGELHWFQKWNKVLEWELPWAKWFVGGKINLSYNCLDRHVNGPRKNKAAIIWEGEPGDVRTLTYQQLLGEVSKCANALKQLGIKAGDRVAIYMGMTPELAIALLACARIGAVHSVIFGGFSAHAIVDRVNDAQCVAVITQDTGWRRGNEIKLKATVDEALASCPSVKHVLVYRRTGSQIEMKAGRDHWWHELVDKASDSFPAEKLDSEDPLFILYTSGTTGKPKGIVHTIGGYSVGVYYTTKMVFDLREEDTYWCTADIGWVTGHSYIVYGPLQNGATALMYEGAPNFPDFDRFWQIIDRHKVNIFYTAPTAIRAFIKWGSEYPKRHRLDSLRLLGTVGEPINPEAWMWYREVIGKNRCPIVDTWWQTETGMIMISPLPGAVPTKPGSATLPLPGVFPDVVTRDGKSVSKGSGGLLVLRKPWPAMARTIFNDPDRFKKQYWSDIPGMYFTGDGARKDEDGYYWMMGRVDDVINVAGHRLGTMEVESALVAHPKVAEAAVVGRPDDLKGQAIAAFVTLESGNKPSPQLKDELRQWVAKEIGALARPDDLRFTDALPKTRSGKIMRRLLRELASTGDVKGDVTTLEDFSVIAKLRADEE, encoded by the coding sequence ATGCCGGAGACCCAGGTAGCCACGCAGCAACACGATATTCAGTCGATCCTTCGCGAAGGACGCAAGTTCGATGCGCCCGCGGAATTTGCCCAGCATGCGCGCGTCCAGAGCATGGCCGAGTACCAGAAGATGTACGACGCCGCTGCGGCTGATCCGGAGAAGTTTTGGGCGGGCGTAGCTGGCGAGCTGCATTGGTTCCAAAAATGGAACAAAGTCCTCGAGTGGGAGCTGCCCTGGGCGAAGTGGTTCGTCGGCGGCAAGATCAATCTTTCTTACAACTGTCTCGATCGCCACGTGAACGGTCCCCGCAAGAACAAGGCCGCAATCATCTGGGAAGGCGAGCCGGGCGACGTACGCACGCTCACGTATCAGCAACTTCTCGGCGAAGTTTCGAAGTGCGCGAATGCGCTGAAGCAGCTTGGCATTAAAGCCGGCGATCGCGTTGCTATCTACATGGGAATGACGCCGGAGCTTGCGATTGCGCTGCTGGCGTGCGCGCGCATCGGCGCGGTGCATTCCGTCATCTTCGGCGGATTCTCAGCGCACGCGATCGTCGACCGCGTTAACGACGCGCAGTGTGTCGCCGTCATTACGCAGGACACAGGCTGGCGTCGCGGAAACGAAATCAAACTGAAGGCGACGGTCGATGAAGCGCTCGCGTCGTGTCCTTCGGTCAAGCATGTGCTCGTGTATCGGCGAACCGGATCGCAGATCGAGATGAAAGCTGGACGCGATCACTGGTGGCATGAGCTCGTCGACAAGGCTTCAGATTCCTTCCCTGCCGAGAAACTCGATTCGGAAGATCCGCTCTTCATTCTTTACACCTCGGGCACAACGGGAAAACCGAAGGGCATTGTGCACACGATCGGTGGATATTCGGTCGGCGTGTACTACACGACCAAAATGGTCTTCGATCTTCGTGAAGAAGATACTTACTGGTGTACCGCCGACATCGGTTGGGTCACCGGTCACTCGTACATCGTCTATGGTCCGCTGCAGAACGGCGCGACCGCGCTGATGTACGAGGGCGCGCCGAACTTTCCCGATTTCGACCGCTTCTGGCAAATCATTGACCGTCACAAGGTCAACATCTTCTATACCGCGCCTACAGCGATTCGCGCGTTTATCAAATGGGGGAGCGAGTATCCCAAGCGCCATCGGCTCGACAGCCTGCGTCTGCTCGGAACGGTCGGCGAGCCGATCAATCCTGAGGCGTGGATGTGGTACCGCGAAGTAATCGGCAAGAATCGCTGCCCGATCGTCGATACCTGGTGGCAGACCGAAACGGGAATGATCATGATTTCGCCATTGCCCGGCGCCGTGCCGACGAAGCCGGGCTCGGCGACGCTGCCGCTGCCGGGAGTTTTTCCCGATGTGGTAACACGCGATGGTAAATCAGTGTCCAAAGGCTCCGGCGGACTGCTCGTCCTACGCAAACCCTGGCCGGCGATGGCTCGGACGATCTTCAACGATCCTGATCGGTTCAAAAAGCAATACTGGTCCGACATTCCCGGCATGTACTTCACCGGCGACGGCGCGCGCAAGGACGAAGACGGCTACTACTGGATGATGGGCCGCGTCGATGACGTGATCAATGTCGCCGGACATCGGCTTGGAACAATGGAAGTCGAGTCGGCGCTGGTTGCGCATCCCAAAGTTGCCGAGGCGGCTGTCGTGGGACGTCCGGATGATCTGAAGGGTCAAGCGATCGCCGCCTTCGTAACTTTGGAATCGGGCAACAAGCCTTCGCCGCAGTTGAAAGATGAGCTACGCCAGTGGGTAGCCAAAGAGATCGGAGCGCTTGCGCGTCCTGACGATCTGCGCTTCACCGATGCCTTACCGAAGACCCGAAGTGGGAAAATCATGCGGCGCCTGCTGCGCGAACTTGCCAGCACGGGCGATGTGAAAGGAGATGTGACTACGCTAGAAGATTTCTCGGTGATTGCGAAGCTGCGGGCGGATGAGGAGTAA
- a CDS encoding LacI family DNA-binding transcriptional regulator encodes MSHEKHSRKRTLESSNQPVTIRSLAKYLKLSPAAVSMVLNSTPKAKRFPEKTRKRILAAAAKFNYRPNFVARSLRKQQTFTIGVLVPEVSEGYAALVLAGIEDYLLQAGYFYFVVSHRHKTHLLEQYPRLFMERLVEGIIALDTAELPFVPNVPMTVVSGHRRLPGITNVVLDHRQAAILALEHLLQLGHRHIAFIKGQPFSSDTETRWASIREAARKLGLTVDPDLVTQLQADTPTPEPGYDVTKSLLAKHRHFTAMFAFNDISAIGAVRALLDSGVKVPGEVSVIGFDDIQSAAFQNPRLTTIRQPLRRMGELAAEMLLKRIRGAEFPKILAVEPELIVRESTAPPPISVLEELHEARAAKT; translated from the coding sequence ATGAGTCACGAAAAGCATTCGCGCAAGCGCACTCTGGAAAGCTCGAATCAGCCGGTCACGATTCGCAGCCTCGCGAAGTATCTCAAGCTCTCGCCGGCGGCGGTTTCGATGGTGTTGAACTCGACGCCGAAGGCCAAACGCTTTCCTGAGAAGACCAGGAAGCGCATTCTCGCGGCGGCGGCGAAGTTCAATTACCGGCCCAACTTCGTCGCGCGCTCGCTGCGGAAGCAGCAGACGTTCACCATTGGAGTGCTTGTCCCCGAAGTGAGTGAAGGCTATGCGGCGCTGGTGCTGGCGGGCATCGAAGATTATCTGCTGCAGGCTGGGTACTTCTACTTCGTCGTCAGCCACCGGCATAAGACGCATCTGCTCGAGCAGTATCCGCGGCTGTTTATGGAGCGGCTGGTCGAGGGCATCATCGCGCTCGATACGGCGGAGCTTCCGTTCGTGCCGAATGTGCCGATGACGGTGGTGTCCGGACACCGCCGTTTGCCAGGGATCACGAACGTCGTGCTCGATCATCGCCAGGCGGCGATTCTGGCTCTCGAACACCTGCTCCAGCTTGGGCATCGTCACATTGCGTTCATCAAGGGCCAGCCATTCAGTTCCGATACGGAAACGCGCTGGGCCTCGATTCGCGAGGCGGCGCGCAAGCTGGGGCTGACAGTCGATCCCGATTTGGTAACGCAGCTCCAGGCCGACACGCCGACGCCCGAGCCGGGCTACGACGTGACCAAGTCGCTACTGGCGAAGCATCGTCATTTCACCGCGATGTTCGCGTTCAACGACATCTCGGCGATCGGCGCGGTGCGCGCTCTGCTCGATTCGGGAGTCAAGGTGCCGGGCGAGGTCTCAGTGATCGGCTTCGACGACATCCAGAGCGCCGCCTTCCAAAACCCGCGCCTCACCACGATTCGGCAGCCGCTGCGGCGCATGGGCGAACTCGCTGCTGAGATGCTGCTGAAACGGATTCGCGGCGCCGAGTTCCCGAAGATCCTCGCCGTAGAACCGGAGCTGATCGTGCGCGAGTCAACGGCGCCTCCTCCCATTTCGGTACTGGAGGAGCTGCATGAGGCGCGAGCCGCAAAGACGTAA